A stretch of the Rhizomicrobium sp. genome encodes the following:
- a CDS encoding sigma-70 family RNA polymerase sigma factor, translating into MSERSDGRKSDDAVWANLDRRFRAPLVAFFQRRVYDRTEAEDLTQEVFVRLTRRPDRHNGETIDAYVFKIAANVLIDWGRYRTSRRAAAHRTFSDITEDVGIPSILVEDRTPERVLAGKDALQNIEDALAELSARTREIFLLSRMENVHHRDIANLHGISVSAVEKHVLKAVAHLSARALRS; encoded by the coding sequence GTGTCGGAACGATCGGATGGCCGCAAATCTGACGACGCGGTCTGGGCAAATCTGGACCGCCGGTTTCGGGCGCCGTTGGTGGCGTTCTTTCAGCGGCGCGTCTACGACCGGACAGAGGCGGAGGATCTGACCCAGGAAGTCTTCGTGCGCCTGACGCGCCGGCCGGACCGGCACAACGGCGAAACGATCGACGCCTATGTCTTCAAGATCGCGGCCAATGTCCTGATCGATTGGGGGCGCTATCGTACGTCGCGCCGGGCGGCGGCGCATCGCACCTTCTCGGATATCACCGAGGATGTCGGCATTCCGTCGATCCTGGTTGAGGATCGGACGCCCGAACGCGTTCTGGCGGGCAAGGACGCGCTCCAGAACATCGAGGATGCCTTGGCCGAACTCAGCGCGCGGACCCGCGAGATATTCTTGCTGTCGCGGATGGAAAACGTCCATCACCGCGATATCGCGAATTTGCACGGCATTTCGGTCAGCGCAGTCGAGAAGCATGTGCTGAAGGCCGTCGCCCATCTTTCCGCAAGGGCGCTTCGATCATGA
- a CDS encoding DHA2 family efflux MFS transporter permease subunit, with amino-acid sequence MSTAPTDRPSDAVKRMLPWLVAVAFFMESLDTTILNTAVPVIAKALAVTPLNMKSVLASYTLSLAVFIPISGWMADRFGTRRVFASAIGIFTLGSFLCGLSGDIHLLVACRILQGCGGAMMVPVGRLTLVRTFPKFELVRAMSFVAIPGLIGPMLGPIAGGLIVDYLHWRAIFFLNIPVGIAGLVLVYLHLPDYRERTTHPLDVVGLILFGTGIALLSYVLEIFGEHRLGTGEVLGLLAISLALLLGYGLHASRTTYPLLQLGLFRIRTFAAAVSGSFFTRLGIGGVPFLLPLLYQEGLGLSAIVSGLLIMPQALAALSTKFFMPRLLERVGYRGVLISNTVILGCILMLFATIGPGTPIWLIVVQAFCYGALTSTQYTSMNTLVYADVPADKASNASSIASTMQQLSVSFGVAAAGLTTVFFIPAGPSIGTGAMIRGLHEAFLVLGAFTILSTIVFSRLKGSDGEDETEQKDIHLG; translated from the coding sequence GTGTCCACTGCCCCCACGGACAGGCCTTCCGACGCGGTCAAGCGCATGCTGCCCTGGCTGGTCGCCGTGGCGTTCTTCATGGAGTCGCTCGACACCACGATATTGAACACCGCCGTGCCGGTCATCGCCAAGGCGCTGGCGGTCACCCCGCTCAACATGAAGTCCGTGCTAGCGAGCTACACGCTCAGCCTCGCGGTCTTTATCCCGATCAGCGGCTGGATGGCCGACCGGTTCGGCACGCGGCGCGTCTTCGCCTCGGCCATCGGCATCTTCACCCTGGGCTCGTTCCTCTGCGGCCTTTCCGGCGACATCCACCTGCTGGTGGCCTGCCGCATCCTTCAGGGCTGCGGCGGCGCGATGATGGTGCCGGTCGGCCGGCTGACACTGGTCCGCACCTTCCCGAAATTCGAACTCGTGCGCGCCATGAGCTTCGTCGCCATTCCCGGCCTGATCGGCCCCATGCTCGGGCCCATCGCCGGCGGCCTCATCGTCGATTACCTGCACTGGCGCGCGATCTTTTTTCTCAACATTCCGGTCGGAATCGCGGGACTCGTGCTCGTTTACCTGCATCTACCGGACTATCGCGAAAGGACGACCCATCCGCTCGACGTCGTCGGGCTCATCCTGTTCGGCACCGGCATCGCCCTCTTGTCCTATGTGTTGGAGATCTTCGGCGAACACCGGCTCGGCACCGGCGAAGTCCTGGGGCTGCTGGCAATCTCGCTTGCGCTGCTGCTCGGCTATGGGCTGCATGCCAGCCGGACAACCTATCCCCTGCTGCAACTGGGCCTGTTCCGCATCCGCACGTTCGCCGCCGCCGTGAGCGGCAGTTTCTTCACCCGCCTCGGCATCGGCGGCGTCCCGTTTCTGCTGCCGCTCCTCTATCAAGAGGGGCTCGGCCTTTCGGCCATCGTGTCGGGCCTTCTCATCATGCCGCAGGCACTGGCGGCGCTGAGCACCAAGTTTTTCATGCCCAGGCTCCTGGAGCGTGTCGGCTATCGCGGCGTGCTGATCTCGAACACCGTCATCCTGGGTTGCATCCTGATGCTCTTCGCGACGATCGGGCCGGGCACGCCCATCTGGCTCATCGTCGTGCAGGCCTTCTGCTATGGCGCGCTGACCTCTACGCAATATACCAGCATGAACACGCTCGTGTATGCCGACGTCCCGGCGGACAAGGCAAGCAACGCAAGCTCGATCGCCAGCACCATGCAGCAGTTGTCGGTCAGTTTCGGCGTCGCCGCGGCCGGCCTGACCACTGTGTTCTTCATTCCGGCCGGGCCGAGCATCGGCACCGGCGCGATGATCCGGGGATTGCACGAGGCGTTCCTCGTCCTCGGTGCCTTCACCATCCTTTCGACGATCGTCTTCAGCAGGTTAAAGGGTTCTGACGGCGAGGACGAGACCGAGCAGAAGGACATCCATCTGGGATAA
- a CDS encoding FecR domain-containing protein, with amino-acid sequence MSAFDTLPSDEQARLETAAVWWQRLRSSPSTELSAEFLTWIGQPANRRALDAVESTMSALDDFGATPKILDMRRSALTRLRNAGVKRWAPWQGIGQIAAAALLLVAIGGGLWYIQGQRPTAYATDVGERRVVALPDGSRISLDSDSEVEVRYSSAARTIMLDRGRARFDVAHDVTRPFTVSAGAETVVAVGTSFNVERLGSTVLVTLIQGHVLIKGASGSDGAPRPGPKPTVSLVAGEQLVAVRNATPVVTPANLDAATAWEEGHLVFRGEPLGEAVQRVNRYTDHPIVVDPSVASVRISGVFNAGDIGSFVSAITGYFPVEATTDSDNRITLQRRS; translated from the coding sequence ATGAGCGCGTTCGACACTTTGCCCTCCGACGAACAGGCAAGGCTGGAAACGGCTGCTGTCTGGTGGCAGCGTTTGCGAAGCAGTCCGTCCACCGAATTGTCGGCCGAATTCCTCACCTGGATCGGGCAACCCGCGAATCGCCGCGCTCTCGATGCGGTCGAGAGCACGATGTCGGCGCTCGACGATTTCGGCGCGACGCCGAAGATCCTCGATATGCGGCGCTCGGCGCTGACGCGGTTGCGGAACGCCGGCGTGAAGAGGTGGGCGCCGTGGCAGGGGATCGGTCAGATCGCCGCCGCGGCGTTGCTGCTTGTCGCGATTGGCGGCGGCCTTTGGTACATCCAAGGCCAGCGCCCCACGGCTTATGCGACCGATGTCGGCGAGCGGCGGGTCGTGGCGTTGCCGGATGGCTCGCGTATCTCCCTCGATTCCGACAGCGAGGTCGAGGTTCGCTATTCCAGCGCGGCGCGCACGATCATGCTCGATCGGGGCCGCGCCCGGTTCGACGTGGCACACGATGTGACGCGGCCGTTCACGGTCTCGGCCGGCGCGGAAACCGTGGTTGCGGTCGGTACGTCGTTCAACGTGGAGCGGCTAGGCTCGACCGTGCTGGTCACGCTCATCCAGGGCCATGTGCTGATCAAAGGCGCGAGCGGCTCGGACGGCGCGCCCCGTCCGGGTCCGAAGCCGACCGTATCCCTGGTGGCCGGCGAGCAGCTGGTGGCGGTGCGCAATGCAACGCCGGTGGTCACGCCGGCGAACCTGGACGCCGCCACCGCCTGGGAGGAAGGCCATCTGGTGTTCCGCGGCGAGCCTCTCGGCGAGGCCGTCCAGCGCGTGAACCGCTACACCGACCATCCCATCGTCGTCGATCCATCGGTGGCGTCGGTCCGGATCAGCGGCGTCTTCAACGCGGGCGATATCGGATCTTTCGTCAGCGCGATCACCGGCTATTTTCCGGTCGAGGCGACCACGGACTCCGACAACAGGATCACGCTCCAGCGCCGGTCGTAA